From a region of the Haloferax volcanii DS2 genome:
- a CDS encoding DUF7410 domain-containing protein — MSREASVVVPETAVPDGETAATTCPYCDRPFRRERLRDLHVGDAHEDLSDGETAAYEAAVEAEAEDLFVYHLKVAGALGVVFTALFLLAVVGFSL; from the coding sequence ATGAGCCGCGAAGCATCGGTCGTCGTCCCCGAAACCGCCGTCCCCGACGGCGAGACCGCGGCGACGACGTGTCCGTACTGCGACCGCCCGTTCCGCCGGGAGCGACTCCGTGACCTCCACGTCGGTGACGCGCACGAGGACCTGAGCGACGGCGAAACCGCGGCGTACGAGGCCGCTGTCGAGGCCGAAGCCGAAGACCTGTTCGTCTATCACCTGAAGGTCGCCGGCGCGCTCGGCGTGGTCTTCACGGCGCTGTTCCTGCTCGCGGTCGTCGGTTTTAGCCTGTGA
- a CDS encoding cytochrome C oxidase subunit IV family protein, with amino-acid sequence MVSTKLYTAIYVVLFVSATVQVLVEFAGLSYWLAFGVIMVLSAAKAVLVAAYFQHLRFEPRSLTYLVCIGLVAALALTLAASYSLL; translated from the coding sequence ATGGTATCAACGAAACTCTATACGGCGATTTACGTAGTGTTGTTCGTCTCGGCGACCGTCCAGGTGCTGGTCGAGTTCGCCGGGCTGAGTTACTGGCTGGCCTTCGGCGTCATCATGGTCCTGTCGGCCGCGAAGGCGGTGTTGGTTGCGGCGTACTTCCAGCACCTCCGGTTCGAGCCGCGGTCGCTGACGTATCTGGTCTGCATCGGCCTCGTGGCCGCGCTGGCGCTCACGCTCGCCGCGTCGTACTCGCTCCTGTGA
- a CDS encoding cbb3-type cytochrome c oxidase subunit I translates to MTDASPERDAAAHGGHEVARGGDDHGHDFPGTGSIKRWFVTTNHKDVGILYVVTSLFFLVLGGVLAWLMRVQLLAPRALGEGILSPVAYNQAVSAHGLLMVFWFLSPFAFGFANYVVPLQLGAKDLAFPRLNALSYWLYLFSGILFGVSFFQGGTFSGGWTMYAPLNVPTFTPDVGASTAVLALVLFVASVTVSSVNFLTTMHRMRAEGLTLRNLPLFSWTILLTAWMMLFAFAALLAALLVLSSDRLLGTTYFAMESPAGALLWTHLFWFFGHPEVYIVFFPALGVMAEVFQTFTGRRIVGRKWFILAMVLVAIQSFAVWMHHMFLTSINLQVKTLFMITTIGISLPFDLMVFALIYTVLKGKIRFTTPFLFVFGALLLFIIGGITGVFLGAVVLDYEFRGTYWVVAHFHYVMVGGVTALVGGLYYWFPKMTGRMYDEFLGKLHFAVYFVGFNLLYFPLFVAWETPRRVFDYAPELAPWHQLATVGGFVLGLSFLIMFYNLFKSAFAGDPAPDNPWKYATTAEWAVPSPPPLENFDGTPTYRDGHLEFLDAGEVAPSEDRSSGPTGAAVSDGGVTASATTAVSSALPTAEATEVEGPSHASIWPFVLSAGAFLVLLSLSPLQDAAFPEGMVGAAYATTAVAGGVVTLGSLVAMGLEPFHGPVFEEGEAWPFAGIDNGKVGMWIFLASDVVLFGGFIGAYVFTRVAFGWTGWEPIPSDPIPGLVNTYILLTSSFTVVLALVAAEKRHKWDLVASLGATFVLGIGFLVNKGLEWQHLFHEGLWLSTNVRASTFFLTTGLHAAHVIAGLVVALYLTARAWRGAYLEDSRSVEYFGLYWHFVDIVWLFLFPLFYIL, encoded by the coding sequence GTGACCGACGCGTCTCCCGAACGGGACGCCGCGGCCCACGGCGGCCACGAGGTCGCTCGCGGCGGCGACGACCACGGCCACGACTTCCCCGGCACGGGGAGCATCAAGCGCTGGTTCGTCACGACGAACCACAAGGACGTGGGCATCCTCTACGTCGTCACGTCGCTTTTCTTCCTCGTGCTCGGCGGCGTCCTCGCGTGGCTGATGCGCGTCCAACTGCTCGCTCCGCGCGCGCTCGGCGAGGGGATTCTCTCGCCCGTCGCGTACAATCAGGCCGTCTCGGCCCACGGGCTGTTGATGGTGTTTTGGTTCCTCTCGCCGTTCGCGTTCGGCTTCGCAAACTACGTCGTCCCGCTCCAACTCGGCGCGAAGGACCTCGCGTTCCCGCGGCTCAACGCGCTGTCGTACTGGCTCTACCTCTTTTCGGGCATCCTGTTCGGCGTCTCGTTCTTCCAAGGGGGGACGTTCTCCGGCGGGTGGACGATGTACGCCCCGCTGAACGTCCCGACGTTCACGCCGGACGTGGGGGCGTCGACGGCCGTCTTGGCGCTCGTGCTGTTCGTCGCCTCCGTCACCGTCTCGTCGGTCAACTTCCTGACGACGATGCACCGGATGCGCGCCGAGGGGCTGACGCTCCGGAACCTCCCGCTGTTCAGCTGGACGATTCTCCTGACCGCGTGGATGATGCTGTTCGCCTTCGCGGCGCTCTTGGCGGCGCTTCTGGTGCTGTCGTCCGACCGCCTGCTCGGGACGACCTACTTCGCCATGGAGTCGCCGGCGGGGGCGCTCCTGTGGACCCACCTGTTTTGGTTCTTCGGCCACCCCGAGGTGTACATCGTCTTCTTCCCGGCGCTCGGCGTCATGGCCGAGGTGTTCCAGACGTTCACCGGCCGCCGCATCGTCGGCCGCAAGTGGTTCATCCTCGCGATGGTGCTCGTCGCCATCCAGAGCTTCGCCGTCTGGATGCACCACATGTTCCTGACGAGCATCAACCTCCAGGTGAAGACGCTCTTTATGATTACTACCATCGGCATCTCCCTGCCGTTCGACCTGATGGTGTTCGCGCTCATCTACACGGTGCTGAAGGGGAAGATACGATTCACGACGCCGTTCCTGTTTGTCTTCGGGGCGCTCCTGTTGTTCATCATCGGCGGCATCACCGGCGTCTTCCTCGGCGCGGTCGTCCTCGACTACGAGTTCCGCGGCACCTACTGGGTCGTCGCCCACTTCCACTACGTGATGGTCGGCGGGGTGACGGCGCTCGTCGGCGGCCTCTACTACTGGTTCCCGAAGATGACCGGCCGGATGTACGACGAGTTCCTCGGCAAACTCCACTTCGCCGTCTACTTCGTCGGCTTCAATCTGCTGTACTTCCCGCTTTTCGTCGCGTGGGAGACGCCCCGGCGCGTGTTCGACTACGCGCCCGAACTCGCGCCGTGGCACCAGCTCGCCACCGTCGGCGGGTTCGTCCTCGGGCTGTCGTTTCTCATCATGTTCTACAACCTGTTCAAGAGCGCCTTCGCCGGCGACCCCGCGCCAGACAACCCGTGGAAGTATGCGACGACGGCCGAGTGGGCCGTCCCGTCGCCGCCGCCGCTGGAGAACTTCGACGGGACGCCGACCTACCGCGACGGTCACCTCGAGTTCCTCGACGCCGGCGAGGTCGCGCCGAGCGAGGACCGCTCTAGCGGGCCGACCGGCGCGGCCGTCTCCGACGGCGGCGTCACCGCGTCGGCAACGACGGCGGTCTCGTCCGCGCTCCCGACCGCCGAAGCGACCGAAGTCGAGGGACCGAGCCACGCGAGCATCTGGCCGTTCGTCCTCTCCGCCGGCGCGTTCCTCGTCCTCCTCAGCCTCTCGCCGCTTCAGGACGCCGCGTTCCCCGAGGGGATGGTCGGGGCCGCCTACGCGACGACGGCCGTCGCGGGCGGCGTCGTCACCCTCGGGTCGCTCGTCGCCATGGGGCTCGAACCGTTCCACGGCCCGGTCTTCGAGGAGGGCGAGGCGTGGCCCTTCGCCGGCATCGACAACGGCAAGGTCGGGATGTGGATATTCCTCGCGTCCGACGTGGTGCTGTTCGGGGGCTTCATCGGGGCGTACGTGTTCACCCGCGTCGCCTTCGGCTGGACCGGCTGGGAGCCGATTCCGTCCGACCCGATTCCCGGACTCGTGAACACGTACATCCTACTCACGAGCAGTTTCACGGTCGTCCTCGCGCTCGTCGCGGCCGAGAAGCGACACAAGTGGGACCTCGTGGCGAGTCTCGGGGCGACGTTCGTCCTCGGCATCGGCTTCCTCGTCAACAAGGGGCTGGAGTGGCAGCACCTGTTCCACGAGGGACTGTGGCTCTCGACGAACGTCCGCGCCTCGACGTTCTTCCTCACGACCGGCCTGCACGCCGCCCACGTCATCGCGGGCCTCGTCGTCGCACTGTACCTGACCGCGCGCGCCTGGCGGGGCGCGTATCTCGAAGACAGCCGCTCGGTGGAGTACTTCGGCCTCTACTGGCACTTCGTCGACATCGTCTGGCTGTTCCTGTTCCCGCTGTTCTACATCCTGTGA
- the coxB gene encoding cytochrome c oxidase subunit II, whose translation MVAELVLTAAFPLQSGLVPRGTRAFVFESIFEVFLLLGTLVGVVVVGYMLYNAYKYRSGSGNGHIDDGDRLVLGELPSGSGGGRKLFTSFFMSMVIVVSLVSWTYLTLLYVEEGPADDESLDVAVEGYQFGWRFTYPNGHTTDGVLRVPADRPVRLTIITADVFHNFGVTELRVKSDAIPGQETETWFTADEPGTYTAQCYELCGAGHSYMSAEVVVMLPDEYEAWYANTTADNATADNATANESSADESVAAQSNLRPAVVP comes from the coding sequence ATGGTCGCGGAACTCGTACTGACGGCCGCGTTCCCGCTCCAGTCGGGGTTGGTTCCGCGGGGGACCCGCGCGTTCGTCTTCGAGAGCATCTTCGAGGTGTTCCTGCTCTTGGGGACGCTCGTGGGCGTCGTCGTCGTGGGGTATATGCTCTACAACGCGTACAAGTATCGCTCCGGCTCCGGAAACGGCCACATCGACGACGGGGACCGCCTCGTCCTCGGGGAACTCCCGTCGGGAAGCGGCGGGGGCCGGAAGCTGTTCACCTCGTTTTTCATGAGCATGGTCATCGTCGTTTCGCTGGTCTCGTGGACGTATCTGACGCTCCTGTACGTCGAGGAAGGCCCCGCCGACGACGAGTCGCTCGACGTGGCCGTCGAGGGCTACCAGTTCGGCTGGCGCTTTACCTACCCGAACGGCCACACCACCGACGGCGTGCTCCGGGTCCCCGCCGACCGGCCCGTCCGACTGACGATTATCACCGCGGACGTGTTCCACAACTTCGGGGTCACGGAGTTACGCGTCAAATCCGACGCCATCCCCGGTCAGGAGACGGAGACGTGGTTCACCGCCGACGAACCGGGGACGTACACCGCGCAGTGTTACGAACTCTGCGGGGCCGGCCACTCGTATATGTCCGCCGAGGTCGTCGTGATGCTGCCCGACGAGTACGAGGCGTGGTACGCGAACACGACCGCGGACAACGCGACCGCGGACAATGCGACAGCGAACGAGTCGAGCGCCGATGAATCGGTCGCCGCGCAATCGAACCTCCGACCGGCGGTGGTTCCGTGA
- a CDS encoding DUF6789 family protein gives MSQETPNPATAVEQRAGETADYDITGNVILTAMASGFVGTVLMLPVLVGIPELLGLFTTEPITRFAGMGAFFGYEPTLALGAFLFGIGGVVVLPVTFVVGGAFLPPESPKYLRGVSFATLYWVGFVPAFWPPADAFVIASFLVFSLLAHWVYGLSLGYLLELFADIPQHEV, from the coding sequence ATGAGTCAAGAGACGCCGAACCCGGCTACTGCGGTCGAACAGCGCGCCGGCGAGACCGCCGACTACGACATCACGGGGAACGTCATCCTCACTGCGATGGCAAGCGGCTTCGTCGGGACGGTGTTGATGCTGCCCGTCCTCGTCGGCATCCCCGAACTCCTCGGTCTGTTTACGACCGAGCCGATTACGCGGTTCGCCGGTATGGGGGCGTTCTTCGGCTACGAACCGACGCTCGCCCTCGGAGCGTTCCTCTTCGGCATCGGCGGGGTCGTCGTCCTCCCGGTGACGTTCGTCGTCGGCGGCGCGTTCCTCCCGCCGGAGTCACCGAAGTACCTCCGCGGCGTGTCGTTCGCGACGCTCTACTGGGTCGGGTTCGTGCCGGCGTTCTGGCCGCCCGCGGACGCGTTCGTCATCGCCTCGTTCCTCGTGTTCTCGCTTCTGGCTCACTGGGTGTACGGCCTCTCGCTCGGCTACCTGCTCGAACTGTTCGCGGACATCCCGCAACACGAGGTCTGA
- the cyaB gene encoding class IV adenylate cyclase has product MYEVEVKVRADHGAVRERLDAAGGEQVNRVAQTDTYYDAPHRDFAETDEALRLRRESRYEGGELADEETVVTYKGPLVDESSKTRREYETGVEDGETMNAICEAVGFEPAATVEKERERFALDGYTVSLDSVSGLGEFVEVEIEVESGVDDARDGAFAVLQDLGLDPDDQIRTSYLGMLLGSPEE; this is encoded by the coding sequence ATGTACGAAGTCGAGGTCAAGGTCCGCGCGGACCACGGCGCGGTTCGCGAGCGACTCGACGCGGCCGGGGGCGAACAGGTCAACCGCGTCGCTCAGACGGACACCTACTACGACGCCCCGCACAGGGATTTCGCAGAGACCGACGAGGCGCTCCGACTCCGCCGGGAGTCGCGCTACGAGGGCGGCGAACTCGCCGACGAGGAGACCGTCGTCACCTACAAGGGACCGCTCGTGGACGAGTCGTCGAAGACCCGCCGGGAGTACGAGACCGGCGTCGAAGACGGTGAAACGATGAACGCTATCTGCGAGGCGGTCGGCTTCGAACCCGCCGCGACCGTCGAGAAAGAGCGCGAGCGGTTCGCCCTCGACGGCTACACCGTCTCGCTCGATTCGGTGTCCGGGCTTGGCGAGTTCGTGGAGGTCGAAATCGAAGTCGAGTCCGGCGTCGACGACGCCCGCGACGGGGCGTTCGCCGTCCTCCAGGACCTCGGCCTCGACCCCGACGACCAGATTCGGACCTCCTACCTCGGGATGCTGCTCGGGTCGCCCGAAGAATAG
- a CDS encoding methionine adenosyltransferase, with amino-acid sequence MSDRNIRLESADKRAVEDQEVEIVERKGIGHPDSISDGIAESVSRALSNLYLDRVGKVLHYNTDETQLVAGTAAPAFGGGEVIEPIYLLIVGRATKEYDGEKIPVDSTALRAAREYLNENIPGLDVGTDIIVDVKLGEGSGDLQDVFGEETQQVPMANDTSFGVGHAPLTETERIVLEAERALNGPAYGDDHPELGQDIKLMGKREGDVIDVTVAAAMVDKHLDDIDDYVAAVDDVREFVSDLATDYTDREVNVEVNTADDYDEGSIYLTTTGTSAEQGDDGSVGRGNRANGLITPNRPMSMEATSGKNPVNHIGKIYNLLSTHIAETVVDEVDGIRDLQVRLLSQIGRPIDEPHVADAKVITDDGVTIADIEDEVIAIIDRELANVTDITRRTIEGELSTF; translated from the coding sequence ATGAGCGACCGAAATATCCGCCTCGAATCCGCCGACAAGCGCGCGGTCGAGGACCAGGAGGTCGAAATCGTCGAGCGAAAGGGTATCGGGCACCCCGACTCCATCTCCGACGGCATCGCCGAGAGCGTCTCCCGCGCCCTCTCGAACCTCTATCTCGACCGCGTCGGCAAAGTGCTGCACTACAACACCGACGAGACCCAGCTCGTCGCCGGCACGGCCGCGCCCGCCTTCGGCGGCGGCGAGGTCATCGAGCCCATCTATCTCCTCATCGTCGGCCGCGCCACGAAGGAGTACGACGGCGAGAAGATTCCCGTCGACTCGACGGCGCTCCGGGCCGCCCGCGAGTACCTCAACGAGAACATCCCCGGGCTCGACGTGGGCACCGACATCATCGTCGACGTGAAACTCGGCGAGGGCTCCGGCGACCTCCAGGACGTGTTCGGCGAGGAGACCCAGCAGGTCCCGATGGCCAACGACACGAGTTTCGGCGTCGGCCACGCCCCCCTGACCGAGACGGAGCGCATCGTCCTCGAAGCCGAGCGCGCCCTCAACGGCCCGGCCTACGGCGACGACCACCCCGAACTCGGACAGGACATCAAGCTCATGGGCAAACGCGAGGGCGACGTCATCGACGTGACCGTCGCCGCCGCGATGGTCGACAAGCACCTCGACGACATCGACGACTACGTCGCCGCCGTCGACGACGTGCGCGAGTTCGTCTCCGACCTCGCCACCGACTACACCGACCGCGAGGTCAACGTCGAGGTCAACACCGCCGACGACTACGACGAAGGCTCTATCTACCTCACGACGACCGGCACGTCCGCCGAGCAGGGCGACGACGGCTCCGTCGGCCGCGGCAACCGCGCCAACGGCCTCATCACGCCGAACCGCCCGATGAGCATGGAAGCGACCTCCGGCAAGAACCCCGTCAACCACATCGGGAAGATTTACAACCTGCTTTCCACCCACATCGCCGAGACGGTCGTCGACGAGGTCGACGGCATTCGCGACCTCCAGGTCCGCCTGCTCTCGCAAATCGGTCGCCCCATCGACGAACCCCACGTCGCCGACGCGAAGGTCATCACGGACGACGGCGTCACCATCGCTGACATCGAAGACGAGGTTATCGCCATCATCGACCGCGAACTCGCGAACGTGACCGACATCACCCGCCGGACCATCGAAGGCGAACTCAGCACGTTCTGA
- the ppk1 gene encoding polyphosphate kinase 1, translated as MTDELPADIDLADPQYYLNRELSELEFQSRVLNEALDDRNPLLERVRFLSIFTKNLDEFFMKRVGGLKQQIDAGVTERTTDGRTPLKQWEEAIDKARPMFERQAECYREEIRPALAGEGIHICDYDDLTPDQRAEMRDYFELSVLPTLTPLSFDPAHPFPFISNLSLSLAVVTRDDDGDQTFTRVKIPQNRPRLVEVDTDGDEVRYVLLEEVIRANLDLLFPNVEVVDTAVFKLTRNAEVRRNEEVAEDLIDMIEEVLEQRRFATVVRLEIEADAPAAARDLLVEQLDLDDREVFELRGPLDYRELMDLTDLDRPDLSLESWTPQPHPRFSDLDAAGAGLGSGASSPEAAGDGGDTIFDEIRRKDVLLHHPYHSFGDTVQEFLDEAANDPNVLAIKAAIYRTASDSKIIEALIDAADNGKQVAAMVELKARFDEQNNLEWVRRLEEEGIHVAYGTIGLKTHTKTALVVREEEDGVRLYSHVATGNYHSGTAKGYVDLGVLTADRDIGQDLVKVFNFFTGPSLDEEFRKLLIAPVTMRNEFTKCIRREAEHARAGRDARIVAKMNALEDPGIVEELYEASMAGVDIDLLVRDICRLRPGLEGVSETVTVRSVVDRFLEHSRIFYFENAGDPDYYVGSADWMTRNLDKRVEAIAPVEDPDIREQLRFVLELGFADNRKAWEMNADGSYDQRDPGDGHEISMQKILMDQTLAASNTPGVHRGISASHPDVPETLLVESDPSVMAPRDDGEAEASLGDDGDDRDDADDTTESAVEAGAGAPTNGDPRHVLDDFPEKWYVPSSRHYEYAVRTPDGDRDYRKTAEAAARLVEKYYGEE; from the coding sequence TTGAGTTCCAGTCCCGCGTCCTCAACGAAGCGCTCGACGACCGGAACCCGCTTCTCGAACGGGTCCGATTTCTGTCCATCTTCACGAAGAACTTAGACGAGTTCTTCATGAAGCGCGTCGGCGGCCTGAAACAGCAGATAGACGCCGGCGTGACAGAGCGGACGACCGACGGCCGGACGCCCCTCAAGCAGTGGGAGGAGGCTATCGACAAGGCCCGGCCCATGTTCGAGCGGCAGGCCGAGTGCTACCGCGAGGAGATTCGCCCGGCGCTCGCCGGGGAGGGCATCCACATCTGTGACTACGACGACCTGACGCCCGACCAGCGGGCGGAGATGCGGGACTACTTCGAACTCTCGGTGCTGCCGACGCTGACGCCCCTGTCGTTCGATCCGGCCCACCCGTTCCCGTTCATCTCGAACCTCTCGCTGTCGCTCGCGGTGGTCACCCGCGACGACGACGGCGACCAGACGTTCACCCGGGTGAAGATTCCGCAGAACCGCCCGCGGCTCGTCGAGGTCGACACCGACGGCGACGAGGTCCGGTACGTCCTCTTGGAGGAGGTCATCCGCGCCAACCTCGACCTGCTGTTCCCGAACGTCGAGGTCGTCGACACCGCGGTGTTCAAGCTGACGCGAAACGCCGAGGTCCGCCGCAACGAGGAGGTCGCGGAGGACCTCATCGACATGATAGAGGAGGTGCTCGAACAGCGCCGCTTCGCCACCGTGGTCCGCCTCGAAATCGAGGCGGACGCGCCCGCGGCCGCGAGGGACCTCCTCGTCGAGCAGTTGGACCTCGACGACCGCGAGGTGTTCGAACTCCGCGGGCCGCTCGACTACCGCGAACTGATGGACCTCACCGACCTCGACCGCCCGGACCTCTCGCTGGAGTCGTGGACACCCCAGCCGCACCCGCGGTTTTCGGACCTCGACGCGGCCGGCGCGGGGCTCGGCTCGGGCGCGTCGTCCCCCGAGGCGGCCGGCGACGGCGGCGACACCATCTTCGACGAGATTCGCCGCAAGGACGTGCTGTTGCACCATCCGTACCACTCGTTCGGCGACACCGTCCAAGAGTTCCTCGACGAGGCCGCCAACGACCCCAACGTGCTGGCCATCAAGGCCGCAATCTACCGGACGGCGTCGGACTCGAAAATCATCGAGGCGCTCATCGACGCCGCCGACAACGGCAAGCAGGTCGCGGCGATGGTCGAACTCAAAGCGCGGTTCGACGAGCAGAACAACCTCGAATGGGTCCGCCGCCTCGAAGAGGAAGGCATCCACGTCGCCTACGGCACCATCGGGCTGAAGACGCACACGAAGACGGCGCTCGTCGTCCGCGAGGAGGAAGACGGCGTCCGCCTCTACTCCCACGTCGCCACCGGCAACTACCACTCCGGGACCGCGAAGGGCTACGTCGACCTCGGCGTCCTCACCGCCGACCGCGACATCGGGCAGGACCTCGTGAAGGTCTTCAACTTCTTCACCGGCCCCTCGCTCGACGAGGAGTTCCGGAAGCTCCTCATCGCGCCCGTGACGATGCGAAACGAGTTCACGAAGTGCATCCGGCGGGAGGCCGAACACGCCCGCGCCGGTCGCGACGCCCGCATCGTCGCCAAGATGAACGCCCTCGAAGACCCCGGCATCGTCGAGGAACTGTACGAGGCGTCGATGGCCGGCGTCGACATCGACCTGCTCGTCCGCGACATCTGTCGGCTCCGCCCCGGTCTGGAGGGCGTCTCGGAGACCGTCACGGTCCGGAGCGTCGTGGACCGCTTCCTCGAACACTCCCGCATCTTCTACTTCGAGAACGCGGGCGACCCCGACTACTACGTCGGTTCGGCGGACTGGATGACCCGCAACCTCGACAAGCGCGTGGAGGCTATCGCCCCCGTCGAAGACCCCGACATCCGCGAGCAGTTGCGGTTCGTCCTCGAACTCGGCTTCGCGGACAACCGGAAGGCGTGGGAGATGAACGCCGACGGCAGCTACGACCAGCGCGACCCCGGCGACGGCCACGAGATTAGCATGCAGAAGATTCTGATGGACCAGACGCTCGCGGCGTCGAACACGCCCGGCGTCCACCGCGGCATCTCGGCGTCGCATCCCGACGTGCCCGAGACGCTCCTCGTGGAGTCCGACCCGTCCGTGATGGCCCCCCGGGACGACGGGGAAGCCGAAGCCAGTCTCGGGGACGACGGCGACGACAGGGATGACGCCGACGACACCACCGAATCCGCCGTCGAAGCGGGCGCGGGCGCGCCGACGAACGGCGACCCGCGGCACGTCCTCGACGATTTCCCCGAGAAGTGGTACGTGCCGAGCAGTCGGCACTACGAGTACGCGGTTCGGACGCCGGACGGCGACCGCGACTACCGGAAGACGGCCGAGGCGGCCGCGCGGCTGGTCGAGAAGTACTACGGCGAGGAGTAG